From Vitis vinifera cultivar Pinot Noir 40024 chromosome 3, ASM3070453v1, the proteins below share one genomic window:
- the LOC100262278 gene encoding mechanosensitive ion channel protein 6 produces the protein MMDSLKKSIKSHGSYKNTKISAGGPDDSIGEQQPILMHHNGDRTRSGDSGEVDRKEFIVKIDGEDEGGRGRSSSGGGGVSGSSGSRGSSGSRGSGASKIWREPSYEFWRDGGEIERKSGGSFQFQQPLATEDPPSKLIGQFLHKQKASGDFSLDMDMEMEELRDEKSEPPMPESNMHPMMSSREMKVSFQPQTTGADEMRSETVRRSYIDKEGSDKDGSDEDDIKRDNCDNPDGEVLMCTSNMEFQRKSTLLRNKTKSRLADRTEYVMKSGLVPKSGLLPKSGMLKSGLLGKSEEDEEDPFFVDDLPEEFKRSNFSFWTILQWLILILLVAVLVCSLTIPLFKDRILWKLRLWRWEVMVLVLICGRLVSGWGIRLVVFFIERNFLLRKRVLYFVYGLRKAVQNCLWLGLVLIAWHIMFDKKVERETKNDSLKYVTKILVCLLVGVLLWLLKTLMVKVLASSFHVSTFFDRIQEALFNQYVIETLSGRPSLEIQHHKDEEQSVLAEVTKLQNAGITVPPELRAAALRPSSGRVIGSGGLQKGSVGKSLRLSRTISKKQDEGITIDDLHKLNHENVSAWNMKRLMHMVRHGSLATLDEQIHDSTHKDESATQIKSEHEAKIAARKIFHNVAKPNCKYIDLEDIMRFMREDEALKTMSLFEGASQSGKISKSALKNWVVNAFRERRALALTLNDTKTAVNKLHQMVNVVVVIIVLITSLLILGIATKQFMTYLSSQLLLVAFIFGNTCKNIFEAIIFLFVMHPFDVGDRCEIDGVQMIVEEMNILTTVFLRGDNQKIVFPNSTLATRPIGNYYRSPDMGDSVEFLVHIATPAEKIAIIRQRILSYMESKKDHWAPSPMVIVKDLEGLNQLRVAVWMSHTINHQNMGERWTRRCLLVDEIVKILREVDIEYRMIPLDINVRSMPMPSPVTSSRLPPSWTASGGN, from the exons ATGATGGATTCTCTGAAGAAGTCGATTAAGTCTCATGGTTCTTATAAGAATACGAAAATCTCGGCTGGTGGACCTGACGATTCGATTGGTGAACAACAGCCGATTTTGATGCATCACAATGGTGACAGAACGAGGTCAGGAGATTCTGGCGAGGTTGATCGGAAAGAGTTTATAGTGAAGATCGACGGCGAGGATGAGGGTGGCAGAGGCCGCAGCAGCAGCGGCGGTGGTGGTGTCAGCGGCAGCAGTGGTAGCCGTGGTAGCAGTGGTAGCCGTGGTAGCGGTGCAAGCAAGATATGGAGAGAACCGAGCTATGAATTTTGGAGAGATGGAGGCGAGATTGAACGAAAAAGTGGTGGGAGTTTTCAGTTCCAGCAGCCGTTGGCGACGGAGGATCCACCGTCTAAGCTGATTGGCCAGTTCTTACACAAACAGAAAGCGTCGGGTGATTTTTCTCTTGATATGGATATGGAAATGGAAGAGCTGAGAGATGAGAAGAGCGAGCCTCCGATGCCAGAGAGTAACATGCACCCAATGATGTCATCCAGAGAGATGAAGGTATCGTTTCAACCTCAGACCACCGGAGCAGATGAAATGAGATCTGAAACCGTTAGAAGATCCTACATCGATAAGGAAGGTTCCGATAAGGATGGTTCTGATGAAGATGACATTAAACGAGACAATTGCGACAATCCGGATGGTGAAGTTTTGATGTGTACTTCAAACATGGAGTTTCAAAGGAAGTCGACTTTGTTAAGAAACAAGACCAAGTCAAGGTTGGCAGATCGTACCGAATATGTAATGAAGTCCGGGTTAGTGCCCAAATCAGGTCTGTTGCCAAAGTCTGGGATGTTGAAATCAGGATTGTTGGGGAAATCTGAGGAAGACGAAGAAGATCCGTTCTTCGTGGACGACCTACCCGAGGAGTTCAAGCGgtcaaattttagtttttggaCTATTCTTCAATGGTTAATTCTCATTTTGTTGGTGGCAGTATTAGTTTGTAGTCTCACGATACCTCTATTCAAGGATAGGATTCTTTGGAAACTCAGGTTGTGGAGATGGGAAGTGATGGTTTTGGTATTGATATGTGGTAGATTAGTTTCTGGCTGGGGGATACGGCTCGTGGTTTTCTTTATTGAAAGAAATTTTCTTCTTCGGAAACGGGTATTGTATTTTGTGTATGGATTGAGGAAGGCAGTTCAGAATTGTCTGTGGTTGGGTCTTGTTCTGATTGCTTGGCATATTATGTTTGATAAGAAGGTTGAGAGGGAGACAAAGAACGATTCTCTTAAGTATGTAACTAAGATTTTGGTATGCCTCTTGGTGGGTGTCTTGTTATGGCTACTAAAGACCCTCATGGTTAAGGTCCTTGCATCTTCCTTCCATGTGAGCACATTCTTTGATCGAATTCAGGAGGCTTTATTTAATCAATATGTGATTGAGACTCTATCGGGTCGACCCTCGCTTGAGATACAGCACCATAAGGATGAGGAGCAGAGTGTTTTGGCTGAAGTTACGAAGCTTCAGAATGCAGGAATTACAGTGCCCCCTGAACTCAGGGCAGCTGCCCTCCGGCCATCGAGTGGGAGGGTGATAGGGAGCGGAGGTCTCCAGAAAGGCTCTGTAGGAAAAAGTCTAAGACTGTCAAGGACAATTTCAAAAAAGCAAGATGAGGGGATAACAATTGATGACTTGCACAAGCTTAATCATGAGAATGTTTCTGCCTGGAACATGAAGAGGTTAATGCATATGGTGCGGCATGGGTCCCTTGCTACACTGGATGAGCAAATTCATGATTCAACTCACAAGGACGAGTCTGCAACGCAGATTAAGAGTGAACATGAGGCAAAAATTGCGGCAAGGAAAATATTTCACAATGTAGCCAAGCCAAATTGCAA ATACATTGACCTGGAGGATATAATGCGCTTCATGCGAGAAGATGAAGCTTTGAAAACCATGAGTCTGTTTGAAGGAGCATCCCAAAGTGGGAAAATCAGCAAGTCAGCCTTGAAGAACTGGGTG GTTAATGCTTTCAGAGAAAGGCGAGCACTTGCTTTGACATTGAATGACACAAAAACAGCCGTTAACAAACTTCATCAAATGGTGAATGTTGTAGTTGTCATAATCGTATTGATCACCTCGCTTCTTATACTAGGAATTGCAACAAAGCAATTCATGACCTACTTAAGCTCTCAGCTCCTCCTAGTCGCATTTATATTTGGAAACACctgcaaaaatatatttgaagcCATAATCTTCTTATTTGTGATGCATCCTTTTGATGTGGGTGATCGGTGTGAGATTGATGGAGTTCAG ATGATAGTGGAAGAGATGAACATCTTGACTACTGTCTTTCTAAGGGGCGACAACCAGAAGATCGTGTTCCCAAACAGCACTCTTGCTACAAGGCCCATTGGCAATTACTATCGTAGTCCTGACATGGGAGATTCAGTTGAATTCCTCGTCCATATTGCAACTCCAGCAGAGAAGATTGCCATCATAAGACAGAGAATATTAAG TTACATGGAGAGCAAGAAAGACCACTGGGCTCCTTCACCCATGGTTATTGTAAAGGACTTGGAGGGGTTGAACCAGCTGAGGGTGGCGGTTTGGATGAGCCACACAATAAACCACCAAAATATGGGGGAGAGGTGGACAAGGAGATGCCTTCTGGTCGACGAGATAGTCAAAATTCTGAGGGAGGTCGACATTGAGTATCGCATGATACCGTTGGACATCAACGTCCGCTCCATGCCCATGCCATCCCCTGTGACTTCCAGTCGCCTTCCCCCTTCCTGGACAGCTAGTGGCGGAAACTGA